From Juglans regia cultivar Chandler chromosome 6, Walnut 2.0, whole genome shotgun sequence, the proteins below share one genomic window:
- the LOC109006213 gene encoding G-type lectin S-receptor-like serine/threonine-protein kinase At1g67520, with the protein KRNEMRSTSDLQIFSYADIEMATSAFSFENKLGEGGYGPVYKGILENGQEIAVKKLSKTSTQGFEEFKNEVILTAKLQHVNLARVLGFCIERVEQMLIYEYMPNKSLDFYLFDPARQFLLDWSKRVQVIEGITQGLLYLQEYSRLRVIHRDLKASNILLDNEMKPKISDFGMAKIFAKDEHEANTDRIVGTYGYIPPEYARQGLYSTKYDVYSFGVLLLQIISGKKNACCYGQEEDLNLLDYAYELWKSGKGVELMDPSLDDAFSSCKLITCLQTALLCVQENASDRPSMSKVFSMLRGETAALTVPKMPAFSTKKNEDHEGNKSDLQQENCSINDMTISQVVAR; encoded by the exons aaaagaaatgaaatgaggtcgactt CTGATCTTCAGATCTTCAGTTATGCTGATATTGAGATGGCTACTAGtgcattttcatttgaaaataagCTAGGAGAGGGTGGATATGGTCCTGTTTACAAG GGTATTCTTGAAAATGGACAGGAAATAGCAgtgaaaaaactttcaaaaacttccacacagggtTTTGAGGAGTTCAAGAATGAGGTTATACTCACAGCAAAACTGCAACATGTTAATCTTGCGAGAGTTTTGGGATTTTGCATAGAAAGGGTTGAACAAATGCTGATCTACGAATACATGCCTAACAAAAGCTTGGACTTCTACCTATTTG ATCCGGCAAGACAATTTCTTTTGGATTGGAGTAAACGTGTTCAAGTCATTGAAGGGATTACTCAAGGACTTCTATATCTCCAAGAATACTCAAGATTGAGAGTAATTCATCGAGACCTGAAAGCCAGCAATATTTTACTTGACAATGAGATGAAGCCTAAGATATCAGATTTTGGTATGGCAAAGATTTTTGCAAAAGATGAACATGAAGCAAACACCGACCGGATTGTTGGAACATA TGGCTACATACCTCCAGAATATGCTAGACAAGGTTTATATTCGACCAAATATGACGTTTACAGCTTTGGAGTTTTACTGCTGCAAATCATAAGTGGCAAGAAGAATGCCTGCTGCTATGGACAGGAGGAAGATTTAAACCTCCTAGACTAT GCATATGAACTGTGGAAATCAGGCAAAGGCGTGGAGCTAATGGACCCATCACTGGATGATGCATTTTCATCATGCAAATTAATCACATGCCTGCAAACAGCTCTTTTATGTGTTCAGGAAAATGCAAGTGATAGGCCATCCATGTCGAAGGTGTTTTCAATGCTAAGAGGTGAAACTGCTGCTCTCACAGTCCCAAAAATGCCAGCattttctacaaaaaaaaatgaagatcaTGAGGGCAATAAATCTGACTTGCAACAAGAAAACTGCTCCATCAACGATATGACAATCTCCCAAGTGGTGGCCCGATAA
- the LOC118348696 gene encoding G-type lectin S-receptor-like serine/threonine-protein kinase At1g67520, producing the protein MNPDSTQTIDNKDPKGDNNQKQRWRLLFFSYTDIEKATKAFSFENKIGEGGFGPVYKGVLANGQEIAVKLLSIGSKQGFEEFKNEVILTAKLQHVNLVRVLGFCIERDEQMLIYEYMPNKSLDLYLFDLTRRLLLGWNERVHIIGGITEGLLYIQEYSRFTIIHRDLKASNILLDNKMKPKISDFGMAKIFTKDEHEANTGRVVGTYGYIPPEYIRRGLYSVKSDVYSFGVLLLQIISGQKNASCNDLTENLTLLEYAYDLWKSGKGMEFMDQSLDDTHSSCKLITCMQIALLCVQEKAIDRPSMLEVSSMLKGETAALAIPKKPAYSKGNEDEEKKSEWQQEYCSINDVTISEMLARS; encoded by the exons TTCTTTAGTTATACAGATATTGAGAAGGCTACAAAAgcattttcatttgaaaataagataGGAGAGGGTGGTTTTGGTCCCGTTTACAAG GGTGTATTAGCAAATGGACAGGAAATAGCAGTGAAATTACTTTCCATAGGCTCTAAACAGGGATTTGAGGAGTTCAAGAATGAAGTTATACTCACAGCAAAACTGCAGCATGTTAATCTTGTGAGGGTTTTGGGATTTTGCATTGAAAGGGATGAACAAATGCTAATCTATGAGTATATGCCTAACAAAAGCTTGGACTTGTACCTCTTTG ACCTTACCAGACGATTGCTTTTGGGTTGGAATGAACGTGTTCATATCATTGGAGGGATTACTGAAGGACTACTGTATATTCAAGAATACTCAAGATTCACTATAATCCACCGAGACTTAAAAGCTAGCAACATTTTACTTGACAACAAGATGAAGCCAAAGatatcagattttggcatggctaaaattttcacaaaagaTGAACATGAAGCAAACACGGGTCGGGTTGTTGGAACGTA TGGTTACATTCCTCCTGAATATATTAGACGAGGCTTGTACTCTGTTAAATCCGATGTCTACAGCTTTGGAGTTCTGCTACTACAGATCATAAGTGGCCAGAAGAATGCCAGTTGTAATGATCTGACTGAAAATTTAACCCTTCTAGAATAT GCATATGACCTGTGGAAATCTGGAAAAGGCATGGAGTTCATGGACCAGTCTTTGGATGATACacattcatcatgtaaattaatcACATGCATGCAAATAGCTCTTTTATGTGTTCAAGAAAAGGCAATTGATAGACCATCCATGTTGGAAGTTTCTTCAATGCTGAAAGGTGAAACTGCTGCTCTTGCAATCCCCAAAAAGCCAGCGTattcaaaaggaaatgaagatgaggaaaagaaatctgaatGGCAGCAAGAATATTGTTCCATCAATGATGTAACAATCTCCGAAATGCTAGCTCGATCATAA